Proteins from a single region of Butyrivibrio fibrisolvens:
- a CDS encoding M13 family metallopeptidase — MLRLSKTKSLLSVMIAASMVIVPQASITAFADEVATTSIETQLETLSQATGTSYKDNFYDVVNATTFASHEIPATDAQWSWFGELSDEQDAQMEEIFSEINSKENYGKGTPEQKLHDLYALYSDTEARNADGLGAFQSYMDAIVNAGSLTEYVTAVMSLSVDTGYGSILPMFGVSQDELDSTRYVVSVSAGDSLMGKDYYENEAYEPYIQLYNQYLANLLVVNGFTQEEAVRMVENTDAIARKIASAELDTTDYYDVEKVYNVYSEADLIAAFPGIDMASYMQAEGFAGQDMYLVPEEEKFAVCSSLLTEDNLQALKDYSATVLCGDLASVTTQTAYDLTIELSNKLNGITEARPNEYYWMSQTAGSLDWNYGVLYTENYCSKEAKEEVTKMIHEIIAEYKNIINSQTWMSETTKQAAIAKLDTLQVKVGYPDDFSYYLSLEAPITSKKDGGTLTSNVIDMHSMYKAYELSLLGKPVDKTKWIATPQTINAFYDPSNNGITILAGIMQKPFYDPDASEATNLGAIGVVIGHEISHAFDSSGSQYDANGNYNPWWTEEEYITYTDMCQKIIDYYDVFPSVETGETVDGALTITENIADLGGMYAVTQIVGHDKEALQEMFISYANMWAEKMTYEYASMLLMLDVHSPGRARVNAVVSSMDAFYEAFDIQEGDGMYVAPEDRVGIWK; from the coding sequence ATGCTCAGATTATCTAAAACAAAGTCACTTTTATCAGTGATGATCGCAGCTTCTATGGTAATTGTGCCTCAGGCATCAATTACAGCTTTCGCTGACGAAGTTGCAACAACCAGCATTGAGACTCAGCTCGAAACTCTGTCTCAGGCTACTGGCACAAGCTACAAGGATAATTTCTATGATGTAGTAAATGCAACAACATTTGCTTCACACGAAATCCCTGCAACAGATGCTCAGTGGTCCTGGTTTGGAGAACTTTCTGATGAACAGGATGCTCAGATGGAAGAAATCTTCTCCGAAATCAATTCCAAAGAAAATTATGGAAAGGGAACACCGGAACAGAAGCTTCATGATCTGTATGCTCTTTACAGCGATACAGAAGCAAGAAATGCTGATGGACTTGGTGCATTCCAGTCATACATGGATGCTATCGTTAATGCCGGCAGCCTTACAGAGTATGTTACTGCAGTAATGAGCCTTAGTGTTGACACAGGATATGGTTCAATCCTTCCTATGTTTGGTGTATCTCAGGATGAGCTTGATTCTACAAGATACGTAGTATCAGTTTCTGCCGGTGATTCACTTATGGGCAAGGACTACTATGAAAACGAAGCTTACGAGCCTTACATTCAGCTTTACAACCAGTATCTTGCTAACCTTCTTGTTGTAAATGGTTTTACACAGGAAGAAGCTGTAAGAATGGTTGAGAATACAGACGCTATCGCTAGAAAGATCGCATCTGCAGAGCTTGATACAACAGATTATTATGATGTTGAGAAGGTTTACAATGTTTATTCAGAAGCAGATCTTATCGCTGCATTCCCTGGAATCGACATGGCAAGCTACATGCAGGCTGAAGGATTTGCAGGACAGGATATGTATCTTGTTCCTGAAGAAGAGAAGTTTGCTGTATGCAGCAGCCTTCTTACAGAGGACAACCTTCAGGCACTTAAGGACTATTCAGCAACAGTTCTTTGCGGTGACCTTGCATCTGTAACAACTCAGACTGCTTATGATCTTACTATAGAGCTTAGTAACAAGTTGAACGGTATCACAGAGGCTAGACCAAACGAGTATTACTGGATGTCTCAGACAGCTGGTTCTCTTGACTGGAACTATGGTGTTCTTTACACAGAGAACTACTGCTCTAAAGAAGCTAAAGAAGAAGTTACAAAGATGATCCACGAGATCATTGCTGAGTACAAGAACATCATCAATTCTCAGACATGGATGAGTGAGACAACTAAGCAGGCAGCTATTGCTAAGCTTGATACTCTTCAGGTCAAAGTTGGATATCCTGATGACTTCAGCTATTACCTTAGCCTTGAAGCTCCTATCACAAGCAAGAAGGATGGTGGTACACTTACATCTAACGTAATTGACATGCACAGCATGTACAAGGCATATGAGCTTTCACTTCTTGGAAAGCCTGTTGATAAGACAAAATGGATAGCTACACCACAGACAATCAACGCTTTCTATGATCCTTCAAACAACGGTATCACAATCCTTGCAGGTATCATGCAGAAGCCTTTCTATGATCCAGACGCTTCTGAAGCTACAAACCTTGGTGCTATCGGTGTTGTAATCGGTCACGAGATCAGCCACGCATTCGATTCATCAGGTTCACAGTACGATGCTAATGGTAACTACAATCCATGGTGGACAGAAGAAGAGTACATCACATACACAGATATGTGCCAGAAGATCATCGACTACTATGATGTATTCCCATCAGTAGAGACAGGCGAAACAGTTGACGGTGCTCTTACGATCACAGAGAACATCGCTGACCTTGGTGGTATGTATGCAGTAACACAGATCGTCGGTCATGATAAGGAAGCCCTTCAGGAAATGTTCATTTCTTATGCTAACATGTGGGCTGAGAAGATGACCTATGAGTATGCAAGCATGCTCCTTATGCTCGACGTTCACTCACCTGGACGTGCAAGAGTAAATGCAGTTGTTTCCAGCATGGATGCATTCTATGAAGCATTCGATATTCAGGAAGGCGACGGAATGTACGTTGCACCTGAAGACCGTGTTGGTATCTGGAAATGA
- a CDS encoding transposase, giving the protein MNDYQYEIITTLQYRVKNLQAQVDAFKNGSKYLQMDAQYKSMLYTEECHIHKLEVELSKAHAQTIDVRNKWWDTIEDVYKDHQKEIAAKDARIRALEKRIILVEQQRDAALDKVAEQRRELYEVKTELEEEQGKNLKLTAQINRDYENSSKPSSQSPNHKKISNSREKSGRRPGGQPGHKGYGRKKQAVSEPVIMLPPPEEVLEDPDFKKTGKVIRKQMINLRFFLDVNEYAAEVYYNSKTGERSHAQFPEGYINDVNYGGSVKALAFILNNECCVSIDKTIKLISDLTDGKLSISKGMVNGLSKEFSMKTDKEKKELFASLMQKPVLHTDNTNARSNGSSRFVFIVAAPDGTAQYYFRENKGHAGIKDTPVDLNQSAIFIHDHDTTFYNYGSGHQECIAHILRYCKDSIQNEPDRKWNKKMYKLLREMVHYRNGIDETTGFDEKTVMEFEERYDSILEEAREEYEYIPPSKYYREGYNLYRRMAKYRSSHLLFLHDIRVPHNNNMAERLLRAYKRKQHQVMSFRSDASIDYLCQSMSMLLSLRQDPESSVYDSVSKIFDRQKAGRST; this is encoded by the coding sequence ATGAACGACTATCAGTATGAAATAATTACAACTCTACAGTACCGCGTCAAGAATCTTCAGGCACAGGTTGATGCCTTCAAGAACGGATCCAAGTATCTGCAGATGGATGCTCAGTATAAGAGTATGCTTTATACTGAAGAATGCCACATACACAAACTTGAAGTCGAGCTGTCCAAGGCTCACGCACAGACTATAGATGTCAGAAATAAATGGTGGGACACCATTGAAGATGTCTATAAGGATCATCAGAAAGAAATCGCTGCTAAAGATGCCAGGATCAGAGCGCTCGAGAAGCGCATCATCCTGGTGGAGCAGCAGCGAGATGCTGCCCTGGACAAGGTCGCTGAACAAAGGCGTGAATTATATGAAGTAAAAACTGAGCTTGAAGAAGAACAGGGAAAGAATCTTAAACTGACGGCTCAGATCAACAGAGATTATGAGAACTCTTCTAAACCATCTTCCCAGTCTCCAAATCACAAGAAAATATCCAACAGCAGAGAAAAAAGCGGCAGACGTCCAGGCGGTCAGCCTGGGCACAAAGGTTACGGTCGAAAAAAGCAGGCTGTATCAGAGCCAGTTATTATGCTGCCTCCACCGGAAGAAGTACTTGAAGATCCTGACTTCAAGAAAACCGGCAAAGTCATCCGTAAACAGATGATAAATCTGAGGTTTTTCCTGGATGTTAACGAATACGCTGCTGAAGTCTACTATAATTCAAAGACGGGCGAAAGATCCCACGCGCAGTTCCCTGAAGGATATATCAATGACGTAAACTATGGCGGCAGCGTCAAAGCACTTGCATTCATCCTTAATAATGAATGCTGTGTCTCCATAGACAAGACCATCAAACTTATTTCAGATCTCACTGACGGAAAACTGAGCATTTCAAAAGGCATGGTCAATGGTCTCTCCAAAGAATTCTCCATGAAAACGGATAAGGAAAAGAAAGAGCTTTTTGCATCACTGATGCAGAAGCCTGTACTCCATACAGATAACACCAATGCCAGAAGCAATGGAAGCAGTCGATTTGTATTTATTGTTGCTGCTCCGGATGGGACTGCCCAGTACTATTTCAGGGAAAACAAAGGTCATGCAGGAATAAAAGATACCCCTGTCGACCTTAACCAGTCAGCGATATTCATCCATGACCATGACACCACCTTTTATAATTATGGCAGTGGCCATCAGGAATGTATCGCTCATATCCTGAGATACTGTAAAGACAGCATACAGAATGAGCCTGATCGGAAATGGAATAAGAAGATGTATAAACTTCTGCGGGAAATGGTTCATTACCGAAACGGCATTGATGAAACCACAGGATTTGATGAAAAAACTGTCATGGAATTTGAAGAAAGATATGACAGCATCCTGGAAGAAGCCCGAGAAGAATACGAATATATTCCACCCAGTAAATACTATAGGGAAGGCTATAACTTATACAGGCGCATGGCAAAGTATAGGTCCAGCCATCTGCTGTTTTTACATGATATAAGAGTTCCGCACAACAATAACATGGCGGAACGTCTTTTGCGTGCCTATAAACGCAAGCAGCACCAAGTCATGAGTTTCCGCTCGGATGCGAGCATTGATTACCTCTGTCAGAGCATGAGTATGCTTCTGTCATTAAGACAGGATCCAGAATCCAGCGTGTATGACAGCGTATCGAAGATCTTCGATAGACAAAAGGCCGGTAGATCGACTTGA
- a CDS encoding ABC transporter substrate binding protein yields the protein MARQQKDISMSRLLSCCILIACLFAMSFCMQYSNKYTKVHAESVSTTITPFNILCICSYNYSYQTVPQHIQGLEAGLGNLSYEITYENMDTKRYYEADDIEKFHDYLAYKMDKIDASYDLIFLIDDSALRFGINYREELFGDTPIVFMGINSFSDASTSSALPDVTGIAETLDFEANYDLMQSLFPDRDEIVVLCDASNTSTGEYVEFLKFTEKHPDLNYSVLNASYYTQKGLKRALNELDEKKIIFYLDFSQDGDGNLYTIKSAAAFVNENTNHVPVIRLTMVNCTDNILGGISYSYTAAGEVAGKMAAKILNGVDADNIPLVTETITESYFYQDALDEFGISSAKLPLDSTIADEHFNLIRYYEENALILNLILLIIILLFVIIVIQAKSNRQHERMLNNDYLTQIPNRHYINQKLTQLNSTFTPYGLAMIDIDYFKHINDTYGHLMGDALLKEVGRRFAGIATKNITFARIGGDEFMMLITGSEIDNAEKICQKIRKVFEFPITIDKQKITVTLSMGCALYPSDINDPTQIMALADKALYYVKENGRNGYKLFSDL from the coding sequence ATGGCAAGACAACAAAAAGACATTTCTATGTCAAGGCTATTATCATGCTGTATATTGATAGCATGTCTTTTTGCTATGTCTTTTTGTATGCAATATTCTAATAAGTATACTAAGGTTCATGCCGAGAGCGTTTCAACTACTATTACCCCGTTTAATATTCTGTGTATCTGTTCTTATAATTATTCCTATCAGACAGTCCCCCAGCACATTCAGGGTCTTGAAGCTGGGCTTGGGAATCTTTCCTATGAGATAACTTACGAGAACATGGATACAAAGCGTTACTACGAGGCTGATGATATAGAGAAGTTCCACGACTATCTTGCTTATAAGATGGACAAGATAGATGCTTCTTATGACCTTATCTTCCTTATTGATGATTCTGCTCTTCGTTTTGGTATCAATTACAGGGAAGAGCTTTTTGGTGATACTCCTATTGTATTTATGGGTATCAATTCTTTTTCTGATGCATCTACATCTTCTGCTCTTCCTGATGTTACGGGTATAGCAGAGACTCTGGATTTCGAGGCCAATTATGATCTGATGCAGTCTCTTTTCCCGGATAGAGATGAGATCGTGGTGTTGTGCGATGCAAGTAATACTAGTACGGGTGAATATGTGGAATTCCTTAAGTTCACGGAGAAGCACCCTGATCTTAACTATTCTGTTCTCAATGCTTCGTATTATACGCAGAAGGGCTTGAAGAGGGCTCTGAATGAGCTTGATGAAAAGAAGATCATCTTTTATCTGGACTTCTCGCAGGATGGTGACGGGAACCTTTATACTATCAAGTCTGCAGCAGCTTTTGTCAACGAAAATACTAACCATGTTCCTGTAATAAGGCTTACTATGGTCAATTGTACAGATAACATTTTAGGCGGTATATCCTATTCGTATACTGCAGCAGGTGAAGTTGCGGGCAAGATGGCAGCCAAGATCCTTAATGGGGTTGATGCTGATAACATTCCGCTTGTAACTGAGACTATCACCGAGAGTTATTTTTACCAGGATGCGCTGGATGAATTCGGCATATCAAGCGCAAAGCTTCCTCTTGATAGCACTATCGCAGATGAGCATTTCAACCTGATCCGCTACTACGAAGAAAATGCTCTTATATTGAACCTGATATTACTTATTATCATACTTTTATTCGTAATAATAGTTATTCAGGCCAAGTCCAACAGGCAGCACGAAAGAATGCTCAACAACGACTACCTGACCCAGATCCCGAATCGTCATTATATCAATCAAAAACTCACTCAGCTGAACAGCACCTTCACGCCTTATGGTCTTGCCATGATAGATATTGACTATTTCAAGCACATTAATGATACCTATGGACATCTTATGGGAGATGCTCTGTTAAAAGAGGTTGGACGCAGATTTGCAGGTATTGCAACTAAAAACATCACCTTCGCAAGAATCGGAGGTGATGAGTTTATGATGCTTATTACGGGTTCGGAAATAGATAATGCTGAAAAGATATGTCAGAAGATCCGCAAGGTCTTCGAATTCCCAATTACGATCGACAAACAGAAGATCACAGTTACTCTGAGTATGGGATGTGCCCTGTATCCTTCTGATATTAATGATCCTACACAGATCATGGCTCTTGCCGACAAGGCTCTGTACTATGTAAAAGAAAATGGCAGAAACGGTTATAAGTTATTCAGCGACCTTTAA
- a CDS encoding sugar-binding protein, which translates to MAKKDLRYKRLLIAPAVAALFLSACTNAAQSPKQESVNDQALSKHADDGRDVIGLSMPSQYLERWNRDGQNLKSMFEEMGYEVDLQFAGNMIDTQVDIIDEMIDSGVDILVIGAVDGMSLTKVIERAYNAGIPVVAYDRLIRNSEYVSAYVSFDNYQVGRLQGEYVVEALDLENAGKKSYNIEFTAGDSVDNNARYFFDGAMDVLSPYIDSGNLNVPSGQKDFYSVSTPQWSTESAHTRFEILIGSYYSGGNILDAVVCSNDSTSIGVQDAIANNYLGKNDVIITGQDCDEENLKRLMNGSQSMDVYKNLSYEAFVTVKLVDSLYHGQEMSQELADGWNLGYACTYDTKTYDNGKIVVPSFLLEPIAITKENAIEELVDNYGTYVIADDGSLKVAE; encoded by the coding sequence ATGGCAAAAAAAGATCTGCGTTATAAAAGACTTCTCATAGCCCCTGCAGTTGCAGCACTTTTTTTATCAGCCTGCACTAATGCTGCCCAGTCCCCCAAGCAGGAAAGCGTGAATGATCAGGCCTTGTCCAAACACGCTGATGATGGCAGAGATGTCATAGGGCTTAGTATGCCATCACAATACCTTGAAAGATGGAATCGCGACGGCCAGAATCTTAAATCCATGTTTGAAGAGATGGGGTATGAAGTTGATCTTCAGTTTGCCGGCAACATGATAGACACCCAGGTTGATATCATAGATGAGATGATAGACAGCGGCGTTGACATACTTGTTATTGGCGCAGTTGACGGCATGTCTCTTACCAAGGTCATTGAAAGGGCTTATAATGCCGGAATTCCTGTTGTTGCTTATGACAGGCTTATTCGTAATTCAGAGTATGTAAGTGCCTATGTTTCTTTTGACAATTATCAGGTAGGAAGACTCCAGGGAGAGTATGTTGTAGAAGCTCTCGATCTTGAGAACGCAGGTAAGAAATCCTACAACATAGAATTTACAGCAGGAGATTCTGTTGATAACAATGCCAGATACTTCTTTGACGGAGCTATGGACGTACTTTCGCCCTATATAGATAGTGGAAACCTTAATGTCCCTTCAGGACAGAAGGATTTCTATTCCGTATCTACTCCTCAGTGGTCCACAGAATCAGCCCATACAAGATTTGAGATACTGATCGGCTCATACTATTCAGGAGGTAACATACTTGATGCTGTCGTATGCTCCAATGATTCGACATCTATTGGTGTTCAGGATGCCATAGCTAATAATTATCTGGGAAAAAATGATGTGATCATAACCGGACAGGACTGCGATGAAGAAAACTTAAAGAGACTCATGAACGGAAGTCAGTCAATGGACGTTTACAAGAATCTGTCCTATGAAGCCTTTGTTACAGTTAAACTCGTGGATTCTCTTTATCATGGACAGGAAATGTCCCAGGAACTGGCAGACGGATGGAATCTTGGCTATGCATGCACATATGATACCAAGACATATGATAATGGAAAGATAGTAGTACCATCTTTCCTGCTTGAGCCTATAGCGATCACTAAGGAAAATGCAATAGAAGAACTTGTAGATAACTATGGAACCTATGTCATTGCAGATGATGGCAGCTTAAAGGTCGCTGAATAA